GATGGACAAGGAAGCCTTCGTACAGAACTATGACCAGTATCTGGCCAAGGTGGCGAGCGGCAAGGTAGTCGGGATGTTCGACCAGCACTGGAACTTCCAGGACGGCGAGAAATCCCTGATCTCCCAGGGCAAGCTTGAAGATACCTACATCGGCTTCCCGCTGCTGTATCCGGGCTATGAGGAATGGTACCGTGACCGTGGAGCAGTCGGAACAAACCGCGGCTTCGGGATTTCGATCAAGGCTAAGGACCCTGTCCGCATTATCAAATTCTGGGATAAGATGATTACCGAGGATTGGCAGAAGACACTGCAATGGGGCGTTAAAGGCGAGGACTATGAAGTGAATGCCGACGGCTCCTTCTACCGTACACCGGAGCAACGGGCCAATGCCGACCAGACCAGCTGGCAGGTAGCTAACAAAATCTCGGGGATGTTCGGATATATGCCTAAGATTCAAGGTACGTACAGCGACGGAAACGCAGCAGATGCAGGAACACAGCCGCAGGAATTCTTCGACAGCCTGAAGCCTTACGACCAGAAGATCCTGAAGGCCTACAACAAGAAATCATGGTCTGAATTCTTCAAAGAACCGAAAGAGAACAACATCTACTTCCCGGCTTACTCCATCGTGCTGAAGGATGGTTCGCCGGCACAGCTTGCGCAGTCCAAACTGAATGACCTCCAGGTGAAATATCTGCCTAAGGCCATCATGGCAAGTCCGGCAGAGTTCGACTCCGTATGGCAGGACTATGTAGACAAAATCCACAAGCTGGACATCAAGGCTTATGAAGACCGTATTAATGAAGGCATCCAGCAGCGCATCGAAAAGTGGAGTGTCAAATAAACGGACTTATGTCTTGAAGCAGAGCGGGAAACGAGCTTTCCCGCTCTTCCTAAATAGAGTGGAGAGAACGATTACACAGGAGGGAATACTACATGTCTGATGCCGTACTGGACAAACAGGTCAAGAAACAGAAGACCCGCAAACGTAAAGTCGATCCGGAAATCGGTGTGAGCCTCAGCTGGAAGACGCTTAAGGTACAGAAACAGCTCATTTTCATGTCGGTACCGATTGCAATTTATTTAATTATTTTCAACTATGTTCCGATCTGGGGCTGGGTTATGGCCTTCCAGAATTATCACCCGGCGCTGCCTTTCGGCCAGCAGGAATGGGTAGGCTTCGATCAGTTCAAATTCTTGTTCTCCGATGATACCTTCTTGCTTGTGCTGCGCAACACGATTGCGATGAGCTTCATCAACCTGGTGCTCGGCACGGTTACGGCGATTGGCCTGGCCCTGCTGCTCAATGAGATCCGGGTCAAATTCTTCAAGCGTATTGTACAGTCCATTTCTTACCTGCCGCACTTCCTGTCCTGGGTTATTGCAGCGGGAATCGTGGCTACCTCCCTGTCCATTGACGACGGGATTATCAACGTCATTCTAATGAAGCTTCATCTGATCAAGGACCCGATTATGTGGCTCAGCGAAGGCAAATACTTCTGGGGCATTGTAGGGGCTTCCAACGTGTGGAAAGAGGTAGGCTGGGGCACCATTATCTATCTGGCCGCGATTACCTCCATTGACCCTTCCCTGTATGAGGCAGCATCGATCGACGGTGCAACACGGATGCAGAAAATGCGTTATGTCACCCTGCCGGGAATTAAAGCAACCTTCGTGATCCTGCTGATTATGAATATCGGACATATTCTGGATGCCGGCTTTGAGCTTCAGTATCTGCTGGGCAACGGACTCACTATAGACTATTCGCAGACCATCGACATCTTCGTCATCAAGTACGGGATCTCAATGGGGAACTATTCACTGGCTACGGC
This region of Paenibacillus sp. FSL K6-1096 genomic DNA includes:
- a CDS encoding ABC transporter permease subunit translates to MSDAVLDKQVKKQKTRKRKVDPEIGVSLSWKTLKVQKQLIFMSVPIAIYLIIFNYVPIWGWVMAFQNYHPALPFGQQEWVGFDQFKFLFSDDTFLLVLRNTIAMSFINLVLGTVTAIGLALLLNEIRVKFFKRIVQSISYLPHFLSWVIAAGIVATSLSIDDGIINVILMKLHLIKDPIMWLSEGKYFWGIVGASNVWKEVGWGTIIYLAAITSIDPSLYEAASIDGATRMQKMRYVTLPGIKATFVILLIMNIGHILDAGFELQYLLGNGLTIDYSQTIDIFVIKYGISMGNYSLATAAGIFKTIVSVILVFMANYTAKRLGEERLI